A region from the Candidatus Limnocylindrales bacterium genome encodes:
- a CDS encoding vWA domain-containing protein produces the protein MASPQDPQHPDPRQPQEDGPASPPHGEREARTGRTGKPAIEDPLADAFPVARTGTAFLLSAAIHVGLLLVLGTIGVAVVQQVQRINVEIREPAPDTTESELETGLPSLRDLAGELRPQHVPTRSAGSVSGPSFGSPTPGPAPAASVRSVEMPRIGGIGPTIGSSPGTLENVPLSIGGSGLAGGAPGPGGGFGDVLGGLRKVGIDLAILVDTTDSMESVLDNVKSEMQQFIGELQRMVPASRVAVVAYRDKKDEYTTKWVDFSFHTDKVQKFVSQLHSGGGGDYHEAVKEAFQSALDDLTWRKTARRFIILIGSSPPHPESMPELLSLVAEFKKSNGAVGAIDVSARLHDEYSRKLWAHFHPGEPYKPSPMPDFYKEVAGTYRQIAKAGDGEIVALGEEKSLLRQVMILTFGSRWQVEMAAFLGRLK, from the coding sequence GTGGCCTCGCCGCAAGACCCACAGCATCCCGATCCGCGCCAGCCGCAGGAGGATGGCCCCGCGTCGCCGCCGCACGGCGAGCGCGAAGCCCGCACCGGCCGCACCGGCAAACCGGCAATCGAGGATCCTCTGGCCGACGCATTTCCGGTCGCCCGCACCGGCACGGCGTTCCTTCTGTCGGCCGCCATTCACGTCGGCCTGCTGCTGGTGCTCGGCACCATCGGTGTGGCGGTCGTGCAGCAGGTGCAGAGGATCAACGTCGAGATCCGCGAGCCCGCTCCCGACACCACCGAATCGGAGTTGGAGACCGGCCTTCCTTCCTTGCGCGACCTGGCCGGTGAGCTTCGGCCGCAGCACGTGCCGACGCGGTCGGCAGGCTCGGTTTCGGGCCCTTCGTTCGGCTCGCCCACCCCAGGGCCGGCGCCTGCCGCATCGGTCCGGTCGGTGGAGATGCCGCGCATCGGCGGCATCGGGCCCACCATCGGCAGCTCGCCCGGCACGCTCGAGAACGTGCCGCTGTCCATCGGCGGCTCCGGTCTTGCCGGCGGCGCGCCGGGTCCCGGCGGCGGCTTCGGCGACGTGCTCGGAGGCCTTCGCAAGGTCGGCATCGATCTGGCCATCCTCGTCGATACGACCGACAGCATGGAGTCGGTGCTCGACAACGTGAAGAGCGAGATGCAGCAGTTCATCGGCGAGCTGCAACGCATGGTGCCCGCCAGCCGCGTGGCCGTGGTCGCCTACCGCGACAAGAAGGACGAATACACGACCAAATGGGTCGACTTCAGCTTCCACACCGACAAGGTACAGAAGTTCGTCAGCCAGCTTCATTCGGGCGGCGGCGGCGACTATCACGAGGCCGTCAAGGAGGCATTCCAGTCGGCGCTCGATGACCTGACTTGGCGCAAAACGGCGCGGCGCTTCATCATCCTGATCGGCAGCTCGCCGCCGCATCCGGAGTCGATGCCCGAGCTGCTCTCGCTCGTTGCGGAGTTCAAGAAGAGCAACGGCGCGGTCGGCGCGATCGACGTCAGCGCGCGCCTGCACGACGAGTACTCGCGCAAGCTGTGGGCGCACTTCCATCCGGGCGAGCCGTACAAGCCCTCGCCGATGCCCGACTTCTATAAGGAGGTCGCCGGCACCTACCGCCAGATCGCCAAGGCCGGCGACGGCGAGATCGTCGCCCTCGGCGAAGAGAAGTCGCTGCTGCGCCAGGTGATGATCCTGACCTTCGGCTCGCGCTGGCAGGTCGAGATGGCAGCCTTTCTGGGACGCCTGAAATGA